A genome region from Myroides fluvii includes the following:
- the pdxA gene encoding 4-hydroxythreonine-4-phosphate dehydrogenase PdxA, whose protein sequence is MSHKEENVRVGISIGDLNGIGPEVILKCFEDNRMLELCTPVIFGNSKPLSYIKKNINSNVNFQGIDSLDQMITGKLNVLNLWKENVNINFGENDPVVGSYAIKSFIAATEALKNDEIDILVTAPINKYNTQSEEFKHPGHTNYLNEQLEGNALMLLVSDDLKVGLLTDHLPLKDIAQAITPQRIEEKVKTIREALMNDFNIFNPRIAVLGLNPHAGDDGIIGTEEQEIIKPTITKLAEEGILVSGPFPADGFFGSQLYNSFDAVIACYHDQGLAPFKALSFSKGVNYTAGLNKIRTSPDHGTAYDIAGKNLADPTSFREALYLALDVFRNRNRNIEAKSNPLMPQEKENSTKKFDN, encoded by the coding sequence ATGAGCCATAAAGAAGAAAATGTTAGGGTAGGTATATCAATAGGCGATTTAAACGGTATTGGGCCCGAAGTTATCCTTAAATGTTTCGAAGACAACAGAATGCTTGAGCTTTGTACTCCGGTGATTTTCGGTAACTCAAAGCCTTTATCTTATATCAAAAAAAACATCAATAGCAATGTAAATTTTCAAGGTATTGACAGTTTAGATCAAATGATTACAGGAAAACTCAACGTGTTAAACCTGTGGAAAGAGAACGTGAACATCAACTTTGGCGAGAACGACCCCGTAGTAGGCAGTTACGCAATCAAGTCATTTATTGCAGCAACAGAAGCATTAAAGAACGACGAAATTGATATTTTAGTTACCGCACCGATCAACAAATACAATACACAATCAGAGGAGTTTAAACACCCGGGGCACACCAATTACTTAAACGAACAGTTAGAAGGCAATGCCCTCATGCTTTTGGTGAGCGACGATTTAAAGGTAGGTTTATTGACCGACCATTTACCTTTGAAAGACATAGCCCAAGCCATCACACCACAACGCATTGAAGAAAAGGTGAAAACAATTCGCGAGGCATTGATGAACGATTTCAACATTTTCAATCCACGCATTGCCGTTTTAGGACTGAACCCCCATGCTGGAGATGATGGAATTATTGGAACAGAAGAACAAGAAATCATAAAACCAACGATAACAAAATTAGCAGAAGAAGGCATACTCGTATCTGGTCCATTCCCAGCAGATGGTTTTTTTGGATCACAACTTTACAACAGCTTTGACGCAGTCATCGCGTGTTATCACGATCAGGGATTAGCCCCCTTCAAAGCACTATCCTTCAGTAAAGGTGTGAATTACACCGCAGGTCTAAACAAAATTAGGACCTCACCTGACCACGGAACAGCTTATGATATAGCAGGTAAAAACCTAGCGGATCCCACTTCTTTTCGCGAGGCGTTGTACTTAGCCCTTGATGTTTTCAGAAACAGAAATAGAAACATCGAAGCCAAGAGCAACCCACTAATGCCTCAAGAAAAAGAAAATAGTACAAAAAAATTTGATAATTAG
- a CDS encoding riboflavin synthase: MFTGIVEEIAIVKNIVREKENLHLTVSCSFVDELKIDQSVLHNGICLTVVAIGSETFTVTAIKETLDVTTLGQWEIGQEINIERGMLANARLDGHIVQGHVDTVGRCVSIQDAQGSTYYGFEYDSKVKHTTIAKGSITVDGTSLTVVDSGINTFSVAIIPYTREHTVFKHYQLGQLVNLEFDVIGKYVEKLLQIRSV; the protein is encoded by the coding sequence ATGTTTACAGGAATTGTTGAAGAAATTGCAATTGTTAAAAATATTGTACGAGAAAAAGAAAATTTGCACCTAACTGTGTCGTGTTCATTCGTTGATGAACTGAAGATAGATCAGAGTGTTTTGCACAATGGAATATGTTTAACCGTTGTGGCAATTGGAAGCGAAACTTTTACTGTAACGGCAATCAAAGAAACGCTTGATGTTACGACTTTAGGGCAGTGGGAAATAGGACAGGAAATCAATATAGAGCGCGGTATGCTTGCTAATGCCCGTCTTGACGGACATATTGTACAAGGACACGTGGATACTGTTGGTCGCTGTGTGTCAATACAAGATGCTCAGGGAAGTACCTATTATGGATTTGAATATGATTCAAAAGTGAAACATACAACGATTGCTAAAGGCTCAATAACTGTTGATGGAACTAGTTTAACGGTTGTAGATTCAGGAATTAACACCTTTAGTGTTGCCATTATTCCTTATACAAGAGAACATACTGTTTTTAAGCATTATCAATTGGGACAACTGGTTAATTTAGAATTTGACGTCATCGGAAAGTATGTGGAAAAATTACTACAGATTAGAAGTGTTTAA
- a CDS encoding RNA polymerase sigma factor, with protein sequence MKMNVQSQNFVSMTDEELVQFIVHNGNTSLFGILYDRYGQKVYQKCLGFAESRDAAEDLTQDVFVKLYLNLKSFRGESKFSTWLYSFTYNHCVNYSKSILKRQRDNVELQEEAMYVSTADEEVTDEEIFSLTVGKLQEALGLIDPEDKIVLLMKYQDDKSIKEIAQLLELGESAVKMRLHRAKKKIVELYNSLS encoded by the coding sequence ATGAAAATGAATGTGCAAAGTCAAAACTTTGTTTCGATGACGGATGAAGAATTGGTGCAATTTATCGTTCATAATGGAAATACAAGTTTGTTTGGTATACTCTATGATCGATATGGTCAAAAGGTGTATCAAAAATGTCTGGGGTTCGCTGAGTCCCGGGATGCTGCAGAAGATTTGACGCAAGATGTTTTCGTGAAATTATACCTTAATTTGAAGTCTTTTAGAGGGGAATCAAAGTTTTCTACTTGGCTTTATTCGTTTACGTATAATCATTGCGTTAATTATTCAAAGTCTATTTTAAAGCGGCAACGAGATAATGTGGAATTACAGGAAGAAGCAATGTATGTTTCTACTGCAGACGAGGAAGTGACGGACGAAGAAATCTTTTCCTTAACGGTTGGAAAACTTCAAGAAGCACTAGGCTTAATTGACCCGGAAGATAAAATCGTTTTATTGATGAAATATCAAGATGATAAGTCGATCAAAGAAATAGCACAACTACTTGAATTAGGAGAAAGTGCTGTTAAAATGCGATTACACAGGGCTAAAAAGAAAATTGTGGAATTATATAATTCGTTGTCATAA
- a CDS encoding mechanosensitive ion channel family protein, with protein sequence MMEKLYSFEYPGEMINDVVNSLVKGVFGFLLIAGYVLLCWLMLKLFSYILKKMFKLVRLEKIQEGLDDNEFLNKIKIRVKVDAILLFFVKVFLVFLMVLIGAELFGLEIVSREIGNLMMFVPKLFVALLIFIGGLYFASWIKKVIVEVLKAVDFVGARMIGNILFYLILIFVVITTLNQMSIDTSIITSNISIVIGAILLTVALSLGLGAKDVVTKLLYSFYARKNLEVGQYVAINGLKGYVISIDNIYLCLLVDGKKNYIPIKTVSESHIEILK encoded by the coding sequence ATGATGGAGAAGTTGTATAGTTTTGAGTATCCGGGTGAGATGATTAACGATGTGGTGAATTCACTTGTAAAAGGCGTTTTTGGTTTTCTGCTCATTGCGGGTTATGTGCTGTTGTGCTGGTTAATGCTTAAGCTTTTTTCTTATATCCTTAAAAAGATGTTTAAACTTGTTCGCCTAGAGAAAATCCAAGAGGGGCTAGACGACAATGAGTTTTTGAATAAAATCAAGATTAGAGTGAAGGTCGATGCTATCTTGCTTTTTTTCGTTAAGGTTTTCCTTGTTTTTTTAATGGTATTGATTGGGGCAGAGTTGTTTGGCCTGGAAATCGTTTCGCGTGAAATTGGCAATTTGATGATGTTTGTGCCTAAGCTTTTTGTGGCATTGCTTATTTTTATCGGAGGCCTTTACTTTGCTTCGTGGATTAAGAAAGTAATCGTAGAGGTGTTGAAGGCTGTTGATTTTGTCGGTGCGCGTATGATCGGAAATATTTTGTTCTATTTGATTTTGATTTTTGTGGTGATCACAACGTTAAATCAAATGAGTATTGATACTTCGATTATTACGAGTAATATTTCGATCGTTATCGGTGCAATTTTATTGACGGTTGCTTTGTCTTTAGGATTAGGTGCTAAAGATGTTGTAACGAAATTGTTGTACTCTTTCTATGCGAGAAAAAACCTAGAAGTAGGGCAATATGTCGCAATTAATGGATTGAAGGGGTATGTTATTTCGATTGACAATATTTACTTGTGTCTGTTAGTTGATGGAAAAAAGAA